ttatttattaaaatacatcaatgataggctgtttgtcttaaaagaatataattcagaaataaaatgtataattccctaacattttatactaatattatttcaaaccatTAAACAATTTCACTTTAATTATAAGTCCAGGACTATGAAAAACCTATTTCAAAATGATTAtacagttaaatcaaaattgtcgttTTGCAGTTATGCAAAATATTAGTAAAGATATAACATgtattcaaacaattaaaacaaactttCCAATTACCCCAgacttaaatagtaaaatttaaaaatggttaatactattaatataacttGAATTTagccttaattattatttgatgacaACATCAATCATTGACAAAagaatttagtaggtacctatttatcattatacaatgtaatacatcatttaaaaaaaaaacctaataatataaattttttaaaactttatacatATTGAGCATTTATACTATTGGGTACTATtagtagtaatttaaatataatttttaatcacatacctaccaatttttttttttaaattttgtatttgaagTTGTAATGATcgatgttgtaaaaattacaaaacattaaaattaacacaatttttagttttcaatacaTATAAAGTATGTGATAGTTGATTTCACTATGGCATACTCAAATTCCGTtttggaatcataatataatatgtgtagttATAATGTGCAGTTAgtccaaatagattttttccCACTGCTTTGCAATTAActtgattaggtacctaaaaaaaatgtttgtcaataCAATAGTTAAATGATAtaccagttaaaaaaaatgtatacttacataGGTAGTGTATTAACATTAACGATTCAAGATCACGAccaaatactttaaatgatttgatttaTTCCAAAAAGTATTTGGCATTTTGGCACAAttcaattatttcttataatctttcaagtttataacaatatgtcaatttacctactatacaaaattaagaaaaaagaaaaagaaaaaacatttagTAGATTTCAATTTAGAAAatgaaatgtacctacattactaTTACCTTCCTAacatttctatatataatatacttatataccatacaatagtatgtaatttgtaagttggtaggtacctacctatgtggtTCTAATATCAAAGTTCTAACCTTTTATTTGTTtaacacataggtaggtaccatcaAACATCTCAAGcataacacaaatataaaatattatacaccgattatatttttcaatgcacaatatacctattatcatttattaattagctcataaaatacataaattaaggtattcgtttagtatgtgacctaccggttgaaaatcgaatttagtatgtgacctaccTGTATGGCTGTATTACTGGGTTTAGTGTGTGACCTACCAAGacgattatttatattattattattattattattatNNNNNNNNNNNNNNNNNNNNNNNNNNNNNNNNNNNNNNNNNNNNNNNNNNgtaaaaatatgttaggagccctggtattaaatttccatatcttagaattaaatagaaaagcttttatgaatttctgtctaagataattcgAACATGGCCGTAATTTCTACGTACTTAGTCAAAATCTGAACTtccaatgcttataaaaaaaacatcgcgactatatatttcttttatttttcaattgctattgtaaaaatatattatgagccttgaattaaattttgaaatcttagatataaaaggaaaattttttatgaatttctagcataaaataatttacgaattttcgtgatttttacctaatatgttgtcaaaatttgaactttaaatgcttataaataaaaattgtgacaatgtattccttttattttgcaactgctattgtaaaaatatgttaggagccttgtattaaatttccaaatcttagaattaaaaagaaaaacttttatgaatttctccCACACCCCCATGTAATATtttctacaatttaaaaatatagaaatacattttcatgaaatataaataatgataaagttTTAGCTTAGCCAATTAACTTGgtacttactttaaaataagAGTAAATACCGGATTTGCAAAGCTTTTTTGGTTTAGAAgccatttttactttttacttattagttactagtaagtatacagtatactatagtaagtacaataatttattaaacacatgtCATAACCAACGTTTATTATCTTGTGGATGGCAGTGCAGTCATAGATTTTATCATGAATACAAGAATATTCTAGTCTTCGTagatcttatatattatacaattgataAGCAGTACTACAGTAGTGTACAAAaagaaatgttataattaaacaataatcgaTAAACACCGACCTCAACTCATGAGCATAACAATaatgctataattattattagacataGATATTATGAACTACATAGGTACTGTTTACAGTGACATAACAtgaatttttaatcttaatctcgatataatatacattatttatacacattattagtatatcagtatatgtaagcctgtattataataactgacTAAGATTTATAGTTTGTGGtccgtgattataataataaattatctttttttttgatttttatcattaatgaaatttacaatttatcgcatatttttttcaaattgataatacataataaatatctataaataaacgttttataagtttttcaataataatttatacgggAGACGTACCGTCCCCccgttcaaattaaaaatataagaaggggtacgctaaaaaaaattaaaatttgaaggggagctccgtccccctgcgtcctcccccccaattcgagcactgataTTATCtgatatttcatacattttaattttatatattatgccaataataaaaatagaaataggtAACGGCTCCAATGCTCCtaccaatattatgtacaatttagatattttctaacaatatattttactcaatTGTCTTTagactttataatattgaatttttaaactatatacctactttatcatctaatataaagtacatatttattcttttcttttgatgtacctatctattgttgtaacttgtatttgttctttttaaattatattttctataaactatATCAGATAGGTAGTTCTAAAATTCATAAAGAATAATCATGTATTTCTTTGCTTAAATTTAGCAACTAAGGGCATATACCTAACTTAGAATTatcagttttttgtttttccgcagttatatttaatattttttataagtaatgtatattttgtgctattgtaaacttgaaatatttctttattttcttagataatttttatacctacctaaatgcaCTAAAATCATCAAGTGGTCTAGGAATCATTGAAAAGTAGTtgggtatataaaatgtatagtttttttatgtattattatttataagttcacTGTAAGATATTAAATGTTGACCatataagataattataatacatttttttcaataatcgaGAAGCTAGGTAtgttattaagtaggtaggtatttaacaaGTTTCAGCACATGCCTAAATGCGaacagtaaatactaaatgcataaaatgttagtaaaaaGCTTTCTTTAATTTACCTTGTGAGGCAACCACACCAGTTTACCTACATGACAACATTTCTTAAttctgttattataaaatactcaatTTCATTAATAGACCTTGGTAGCCAAGCAATTTCAgaagacataatataaatcattaattttattaattcattgtttaattggtttttattttttggtcagCTAATCGTATGTCTTTTCTTCTTTTAACCCAaaattcaatcaatatttttgatacCTACTCTAAGGCAAACAATgccaaacattatttatattatagtcaaggCATACTAGTTTCAGTTATATGATTGCAAGTAATTGCAAGTAAAttaaaggtgggtaagtggatgtcgctctgctgtacagtaggttacaagtgggtcactgtataatggatagtattaaatttgaattcaatgataataatattcaataatatcactgtataagaaaaacgattctgagtggagacggctTGTCAgactaggtattagacatacctattataggtatacttatctatagtattaaaaaaaaattgacctataataggtatcaataataaattccaaattaatcatatcacaatatccattaggtaacgcgttatacatcaacaacaaaccgtggtactatcactgatatataatagtatactttagaagtttcaagtatccacgaataatattatacaatcacaacaaaataactaaaatagttattccaggttttttaatatgtaatttcgtccaaatttgaaattaaattgctataaaaataaactgtggtaatgtatttcttagaatttttggtaacagaattaaatatttacgtgaaatcttgttttaaattttcaatccttagatataaaagttaaacattttataattttttaactacaaaataattattcaattttaaatttgataaattttgtcaaaatttgaccttcaaatgcttataaaaaataattgtgcctatgtatttttaatatttttcaactgctattatacaatgtatcagagccctgtattaattttttacactttttggcccacagataaactttattaatatttatagaaaaaaaaactaaaaaaattgaaaactgaaatgtctgtaaacagctcaaaaagagtcaaatattttcaaattgtatggtgtataggaaatgctatataaacattcagtaaatttCATGTACTACAGTTTtgactacaacaaaataacgaaatcGTACATgagaatcgagtgaatatccatgtgaaaatttcaaacgatcataaaaatttaatttgacttctatagatatttttgttgataaaggtagataatttaGATTTGTGTAGTTTGGAGGTCCTTGATGAAATTCGGCGTCATGTGTGGAGACCGCACGAGCACTTTGAACCCGTCAATTTTGTTTTgtcattttagtataattttttttctttttagatttttcgtcCTTTGTAGTATCGTCTGCTTAGACATGAACCAAGGACCCtcagtaagtatattttatttatttgttaactgTCATTTCATGTGacttttcatgtttttttgttattcaaactAGTTCAGCAGGCCAAGAATCGGGCGGTTTTGTCGACGAACTCGCGAACGTAAGTTTATCAcgtatatctaataatttttttactcgcAAGTTCATGTTTTATGTTTGTGTTGATATTTGTTtacgaattttgattttcgatttatacaattttacgttttttaggAATCTCAGCCACCACCGATTGCCGGTTCCTCCGCCAGCACACCCTTCTTAAACCAAGATCGTCCGCAACCTGGGGTAAGTGGCATTTtaaggtacatttttttgtctATTACCCAATTCCACATCACCCTAGTGAGGTTAAGCAAATTTATTTGTAgcatgttttcaaaatatttttggtatgtGTTGAGGATGTATTGTGATGTCAAAGGGGGAAGGTTTTTTATTGTGGGGTTGTTTTTAATGGACGTTTTTAAGGTCATACTCAAGGTTAGGGGATGATTTTTGAAGGTTTTAGGGGATGTTTTTTTTGGAGGATTGTTTAGGTGTAGTTTTCAATGTCATCTTAAAGCTTAGGGAATGTTTTTAGTGGatgttttttatgtttgggGATGTTTACCGTGGATGTAAtatgatgtttttaatttatgttttcaagGTCATCCTCAAGGTTAGGGGATGATTTTTGATGGTTTTAGGGGAAGTTTTTTGTGGATTGTTTAGATGTCTTTAGGTGATGTTTTCAAGGTCAAAATCTATGGTTAGGGGATGTTTTAAGGGATGGTTTTCCATGTTGTGTGTGTTAGGGtattttttcaagtttattattttcaaagttattGGGGAGGATAGTGTTTTGTATaatgattttacatttaaacttCAAGTTTACCGCACTAACGCTGAACGACGTCAGTAAAATGATGCCGATCGAAGTCGACGTTGATAGTATCGTCTACGGGTTTTCCTCGCTGTCTGCGTATAAGCCCGGAACGCCATTTGATGTCAACGTCACCGGCAAATGTGTTCCGTGCCAAAACACTAAACTTCTGCAGGGGATATTTGGTGTGTCCCGGAAGAGTAAGTATGAACGTTTAAtcgaggttaggttaggtttattaatttgttttaattttatagcatACTCTCACATCGAGTTCACTCTGGGGGGCGAACCACCCATTAGGGTATTAATTAGTATTCAGACGGGACTTCGCTCCTCCGAAGTTAATTCGGACACCTCGGAGGACGAGTTTGACATGGAACAGGTCGTCCACTATGACTACAGGAAGTATTTCCTCGACACAGTTCTGGGCCCAGCTATTCTCAAGTTGGGCTTAGACTGTCGTAGTAGGAGGAAGGGGGCCGGCAATCCATTCAGTAGTAAGTGGCACCTCCACCCCGCCGACTGGCCGGAGTTGGCATTCGAGGTGGAGCGGTTGACCACCGAAGCCGGCACGTTTGGCAGTTTTTTGTAAGTGTCATCTTGTGTATTTCTTTTGTATTTTCCTTAGggtaattttacattaatttattgaattgtaGATTTTACATTGCGCTCCATTGCTTGCAGCTGCCACAAGATGCTGCCCTGAACCTCATTTCCCGGTAAATTGACCCTTACCACGCCTCCATCGTTGTTGTTCAATGCCATTTTGGTGTTTAATTTACGATGAGGTCGTCGGTGAGGGCCGTGCTTGTTGACCGTCAGGTAGCTCAGGCGTTGCTGAGTGGTGTAAAATTCTACCCCGGTCTGGGTGTATATGACCATGGTATTTTACGGCCGACCGAGTTGCTCCATCCCATCAAGTCAGTGGATTAGGCCTATTGCGGaaaccacttaaaaaaaaacgcatCCTATACATATACCTCACTGGGTGATGTggaaataagtattaaaaaatttttgtgACCCtaggttttaaattaatcaagtacctatttatttatttttattaacagctGGATTGGTTACTGACCGAGGGGGAGTATTATGCAAAAATGAAAGACCATTATGCAGCCAACCCGCCACCTGGACCACTGCATAGGTTCGATGCCAGGGTGCACTACCCGTTCGGCGAGGCCTCCGGGCCATCCATTCCGGATATTGTCTACCGGACCGTACCGGTGTGACACCCACAAAAAGGCAGTTGTTCCAGTCCATTGTGATCGGGGCTGGCACTCCTCCGGAATTGGACATGGATGTAGGGGCTGGGGTTCCTAAGAAGCCCATTGTCAGGGACTTGTATGTCGACGGTAGTTCCGGCGTACcgatttgtaaaattttaattttttttgatttcgtgtagtttaataattattttgttttttaattaaattttttttttttttttagtcaatgATATAGCCCAGCTCCCCCAGTCGCCTACGTCTGGTATGGggcaacatttttatttttttttaaatttatattgattttgtttagtttaataattatttaatttttttaatttaaattttttttgtagtcaCTGAACTTCTACAAAGCCCCCAGACACCTACGTCTGAAATGGGGCAATTGTTTCGAAAGTCAGTGTCGTGTCGCCGGTGAAGGTGAAATTCTCCAAAGAAGAGGAGGTGGTATTGAGACGGCTTGTAATTGAAAAGGACCCTATCTTAAACACCGCGGACGGTCTTAGGAAGTTGCTGAGCACTCCCACCTTCAATCTCGTACCTAGGTCCTTGCCATCCATTAGGACCAAGGTACGAGATTTGAAAAAACGGCTGGACCGAGGGTTAGGTAAGCTGTANNNNNNNNNNNNNNNNNNNNNNNNNNNNNNNNNNNNNNNNNNNNNNNNNNATATTATATAAAGAGCTCATCACTTCTAATTTTACTGTTAGTAGTAATAAtgttagaaataattatttttatttaaatactgtagtgatccctcactaacgcttacaatttttgaatccAACGACGTTGATGATGAAAGAGGTTTTTCAAAGGAGAGATTTGCAGAATGACAAGTGTTACagtaaatagttataagtaatttattaaaaataaacaaagtatttaaaagttatataaatttgaggACAGAGCGACAAGCGACTGCCCGAGAAATCAGCGTGTGCGTGGTGCAGCTCTGTACTAATTCTAATTTTACTATAGACCttatcctatatttatataaaatctatacggATACAAACGTACACGGTAGAGTCCAGGAGGTGGATATTTGAAAGGAAACCGGTGCTGGACGTGGTTATTGCCAAAGCATCCCTTTTTTATGATCGGCAATTAAATTGCAGATGCAAATTTGAATAAGCTTGTTTTCGTCTTCCAcgatttatttaatgtaatatatctagttgtaattataattttttcaatttcaggTATTTCCTTGAAGCTTGAGCTCGAGCTtgagtgtttatatttattaaatgttataatgtttttttcaagGTATTATTGCTCAACTGTTTAATCACGGatattgtatattcatataatataataattaataagaggtATAAGATACCATTGATATATGATGCCCAActaattcatataaaatgtaataataaaaagaaaaaaatgtaaattttattgaaaaatatcgatGGATTATTTGTGTTAATGctgtaacatatattttatatttgtgtttttatgtaaaatcatttgttttacataactgttgttataaatattgtttattaaatattccattaaaattgttctgtattgtattatatgtattattggaGCTTATaagaaacttttgaaaatatgtttttgaatcTAGGCATAAGTGGTTGTTAGATGGAGCTGTTCatttatgttttgaaataatatttagcaaGAGTTGCAGGTTCCAGCGGTACATGAATTTGATGCATTTGAAACGGACTATTGGACACGGTGGGTgtagtacatattatgaaatagtatattggatattatacattttaactggcagaatttaattatttgtatttaatgtattattttattaatattgtatgtgcATGAGTATTTGTATCGTACAAGAAACTTATAATTACCATAAAAGTATTACTAATGCtactatttgaataaaaaaagtattaaaaatactattacaaaaatgtattttacgaatactgacaaagtattttttttaattttatgctatataatataatatgtattttgtagaccggtataggtattaggtttgTTACTACTTTGCATTGGTATTAACAATTACTGTAGAATGTGTTAGTTTAGTATAGTAATTTACAGATAAATACATGCTTgtatattttgacatatttcattgtgtatttaaatatatttcagcaaaattgattaaattgtaatgaaaaaaataaaatacaaattggtATTAACTTACTATTGAtattgaactattttaaaatggttatatttttttgagttttcttgaaaaatatcaatacagaaagtatataaaatttgatgtggtattttttaaatcttgtaCATTGTTATAACCTACTTTTACTGTATACAAAAAgatgatgttatttttattgaagtgaattgtttttgaaaaataataaattaaaatgaatgaatcagactttatgtaaaaaaattgaaattcctTACAAgactgtatacctacttgtatgttagttatattactattgtgtaTTCATGTATAGAATAATCATGGCATCTCAATAGGCCATGTTAAATAATACAGGTAcgttgcataaaaaataaataatgaaatcaagtcataatatttataatatagtttatttcacATATAATACTCATAAATGAAGGGGGGTGAGTGGATAAAGGTGTTGAgtgacattttttgaaaaatggtttttattttatagatgaaAGTGTTAgggtattttagattttgataaatgtattaaagcAGCCTATGATgtatcaaataatacaaattatgtgtgcttaagttaaaaa
This portion of the Acyrthosiphon pisum isolate AL4f chromosome A1, pea_aphid_22Mar2018_4r6ur, whole genome shotgun sequence genome encodes:
- the LOC115033885 gene encoding uncharacterized protein LOC115033885 encodes the protein MILHLNFKFTALTLNDVSKMMPIEVDVDSIVYGFSSLSAYKPGTPFDVNVTGKCVPCQNTKLLQGIFGVSRKSKYERLIEVRLGLLICFNFIAYSHIEFTLGGEPPIRVLISIQTGLRSSEVNSDTSEDEFDMEQVVHYDYRKYFLDTVLGPAILKLGLDCRSRRKGAGNPFSSKWHLHPADWPELAFEVERLTTEAGTFGSFLFYIALHCLQLPQDAALNLISR